A genomic stretch from Kribbella amoyensis includes:
- a CDS encoding LacI family DNA-binding transcriptional regulator, with translation MTQRGQARSARTGAQPEPRSGAVRRPTVQDVAREAGVSPSTVSRALHTRGYASPDVRNRVRAAAAKIGYVADHNARNLRSRTSTSIGVLISDLRNPFYADLAAGIEEELRAAEYQMVLVNDNGDPAEELQAAETLLAMRVPGVIVTPVTAACPRVLQDNGVHVVCADRELGRSGGDVVLSDNKAGARELTEHLIGLGHTRIGLLIDETKWSTGAGRLAGFRAAHEEFGLEVDEDLIAYTSFDADAARRTTAKLLNDHDVTAIFSANNVLAQGALAELKDRRLTVPRRISLAAYDDVPWMSLVQPALTTVDQHTVELGRTCARLLLARIRGELPPRRRRVRVAPRLIIRGSTGPAPRS, from the coding sequence ATGACGCAGCGGGGGCAGGCGCGCAGTGCACGGACCGGGGCTCAACCGGAGCCGCGGTCCGGTGCGGTACGCCGTCCCACGGTGCAGGACGTCGCCCGCGAGGCCGGTGTCTCTCCGTCGACCGTCTCGCGCGCCCTGCACACCCGTGGTTACGCGTCCCCCGACGTACGGAACCGCGTGCGCGCCGCCGCGGCCAAGATCGGGTACGTCGCCGACCACAACGCGAGGAACCTGCGCAGCCGTACCTCCACGTCGATCGGCGTGCTGATCTCCGACCTGCGCAACCCCTTCTACGCCGACCTCGCGGCCGGGATCGAGGAGGAGCTGCGCGCGGCGGAGTACCAGATGGTGCTGGTGAACGACAACGGCGACCCGGCCGAGGAACTGCAGGCGGCCGAGACGCTGCTGGCGATGCGGGTCCCCGGGGTCATCGTCACCCCGGTCACCGCGGCCTGCCCGCGAGTCCTGCAGGACAACGGGGTGCACGTGGTGTGCGCGGACCGCGAGCTCGGCCGGTCCGGCGGTGACGTGGTGCTGAGCGACAACAAGGCCGGCGCCCGCGAACTCACCGAGCACCTGATCGGCCTCGGCCACACCCGGATCGGACTGCTGATCGACGAGACGAAGTGGTCGACGGGGGCGGGCCGGCTGGCCGGGTTCCGGGCCGCGCACGAGGAGTTCGGGCTCGAGGTCGACGAGGACCTGATCGCGTACACGAGCTTCGACGCCGACGCGGCCCGGCGGACCACCGCCAAACTGCTGAACGACCACGACGTCACGGCGATCTTCTCCGCGAACAACGTGCTCGCCCAGGGGGCCCTGGCCGAGCTGAAGGACCGGCGGCTGACGGTGCCCCGGCGGATCAGCCTGGCGGCGTACGACGACGTGCCGTGGATGTCGCTGGTCCAGCCGGCCCTGACCACGGTCGACCAGCACACCGTCGAGCTCGGCCGGACCTGCGCCCGGTTGCTGCTGGCCCGGATCCGCGGCGAGCTGCCGCCGCGCCGCCGCCGGGTCCGGGTCGCACCCCGGCTGATCATCCGCGGCTCCACCGGGCCGGCGCCCCGCTCCTGA